The following coding sequences are from one Tolumonas lignilytica window:
- the pykF gene encoding pyruvate kinase PykF has product MKKTKIVCTIGPKSEPKEVMAKMIEAGMNVMRLNFSHGDFEEHGGRIKTVREICAETGKRVAILLDTKGPEIRTIKLEGGNDVSLVAGQTFTFTTDKTVVGNAERVAVTYEGFARDLKAGNTVLVDDGLIGMEVISTTDTEVVCKVMNNGDLGENKGVNLPGVSIKLPALAEKDKADLVFGCEQGVDFIAASFIRKKEDVLAIREHLKAHGGENIQIISKIENQEGLDNFDEILEASDGIMVARGDLGVEIPVEEVIFAQKMMIQKCNKARKPVITATQMLDSMIKNPRPTRAEAGDVANAILDGTDAVMLSGESAKGKFPLNAVSIMATICGRTDPVMPSNLTIENANDRKSITEAVCKGAVETTEKLDAPLIVVATEGGKSARAVRKYFPKANILALTSNAKTAQQLILTKGVTPVLVDKLASTDAFYVQGKEVALASGLAVKGDIVVMVSGALVPSGTTNTASVHVL; this is encoded by the coding sequence ATGAAAAAAACCAAGATCGTATGTACTATCGGTCCTAAGTCTGAGCCAAAAGAAGTCATGGCTAAAATGATTGAAGCAGGCATGAACGTAATGCGCCTGAACTTCTCTCACGGTGACTTTGAAGAGCACGGTGGTCGTATCAAGACTGTTCGTGAAATCTGTGCTGAAACCGGCAAACGTGTTGCGATCCTGTTAGATACCAAAGGTCCAGAAATCCGCACTATCAAACTGGAAGGCGGTAACGACGTCTCTCTGGTTGCTGGTCAGACTTTCACTTTCACTACCGACAAAACTGTAGTGGGTAACGCTGAGCGCGTTGCTGTGACTTACGAAGGTTTCGCTCGCGACCTGAAAGCTGGCAACACTGTGCTGGTTGACGACGGTCTGATCGGTATGGAAGTTATTTCTACTACTGACACTGAAGTTGTTTGTAAAGTTATGAACAACGGCGACCTGGGTGAAAACAAAGGTGTTAACCTGCCAGGCGTTTCTATCAAACTGCCAGCTCTGGCTGAAAAAGACAAAGCTGACTTGGTATTCGGTTGTGAACAAGGCGTTGACTTCATCGCTGCTTCTTTCATCCGTAAGAAAGAAGACGTTCTGGCTATCCGTGAACACCTGAAAGCTCACGGTGGCGAAAACATCCAGATCATCTCTAAAATCGAAAACCAGGAAGGTCTGGACAACTTCGACGAAATCCTGGAAGCATCAGACGGTATCATGGTTGCCCGTGGCGACCTGGGTGTAGAAATCCCGGTTGAAGAAGTTATCTTCGCTCAGAAGATGATGATTCAGAAATGTAACAAAGCACGCAAACCAGTTATCACTGCAACTCAGATGCTGGATTCCATGATCAAAAACCCACGTCCAACCCGCGCTGAAGCTGGCGACGTTGCGAACGCGATCCTGGACGGTACCGATGCAGTGATGCTGTCAGGTGAATCAGCTAAGGGTAAATTCCCACTGAACGCTGTTTCTATCATGGCAACTATCTGTGGCCGTACTGACCCAGTTATGCCTTCTAACCTGACTATCGAAAATGCTAACGATCGTAAGAGCATCACCGAAGCAGTATGTAAAGGTGCGGTAGAAACTACTGAGAAACTGGACGCTCCGCTGATCGTTGTTGCCACTGAAGGCGGTAAATCAGCTCGTGCTGTTCGCAAATACTTCCCTAAAGCGAACATCCTGGCGCTGACTTCTAACGCCAAAACTGCTCAGCAGCTGATCCTGACCAAAGGTGTAACACCAGTTCTGGTTGATAAACTGGCTTCTACCGATGCATTCTACGTGCAGGGTAAAGAAGTGGCTCTGGCCTCTGGTCTGGCTGTTAAAGGCGACATCGTGGTCATGGTATCTGGTGCGCTGGTACCAAGCGGTACAACCAATACTGCATCTGTTCACGTACTGTAA
- a CDS encoding LysE family translocator: MLGLDTFLLFLTASFILCLAPGPDNIFVLTQSMLRGSASGILVTLGLSTGLLVHTSAVALGVAVIFQQSLLAFTVLKLCGAAYLLYLAWGAFRAGAGGLGASKAISLNKLALYRRGIVMNITNPKVSIFFLAFLPQFTNPAKGHLTLQLLQLGAVFIICTLVVFGLISLLAGKLGNWFSQSPQAEIVMNRVAGSVFAALAIKLALTER; this comes from the coding sequence ATGTTGGGTTTGGACACTTTTCTGTTATTTCTGACGGCGTCGTTTATACTCTGTCTGGCTCCCGGCCCAGATAATATCTTTGTGCTCACGCAATCCATGCTGCGGGGAAGCGCTTCCGGCATTCTGGTGACCTTGGGTTTATCTACCGGATTACTGGTTCATACCTCCGCAGTTGCACTGGGGGTTGCGGTCATTTTTCAGCAATCGCTGCTGGCCTTCACAGTGCTGAAACTCTGTGGGGCTGCCTATCTGTTATATCTGGCCTGGGGCGCGTTCCGCGCCGGTGCGGGTGGGCTAGGGGCTTCCAAAGCGATCTCGCTGAATAAATTAGCCCTGTATCGGCGGGGTATCGTCATGAACATTACCAATCCGAAGGTTTCTATTTTCTTTCTGGCATTTCTGCCGCAATTCACTAATCCGGCCAAGGGGCATTTGACGCTCCAGTTATTGCAACTTGGCGCGGTATTTATTATCTGTACGCTGGTGGTATTCGGGCTGATCAGTCTGTTGGCTGGAAAACTGGGTAATTGGTTCAGTCAAAGCCCTCAGGCTGAAATCGTGATGAATCGAGTCGCGGGCAGTGTGTTTGCTGCGCTGGCGATAAAACTGGCGCTGACGGAACGCTAG
- the ilvN gene encoding acetolactate synthase small subunit produces the protein MRHIISVLLENEAGALSRVVGLFSQRAYNIESLTVAPTEDATLSRMTIVTSGEIQVIEQITKQLHKLVDVLKVSDITEGAHIEREVMLVKTRCTGGSRDEVMRLAEIYRGQIVDVTPELYTVQLVGSSDKLDAFLNTLAQVTDIVEVVRSGVCGIARGDRSLHA, from the coding sequence ATGCGACATATCATTTCTGTCCTGCTGGAAAACGAAGCTGGCGCTCTGAGTCGTGTCGTCGGTCTGTTTTCACAACGAGCTTATAACATTGAGTCTTTGACGGTTGCACCAACGGAAGATGCAACTTTGTCACGCATGACGATCGTGACCAGTGGTGAAATTCAGGTGATTGAACAGATCACGAAACAATTGCACAAATTGGTCGATGTACTGAAGGTTTCCGATATCACTGAAGGTGCTCATATCGAGCGTGAAGTGATGCTGGTTAAAACCCGTTGTACAGGTGGTTCACGTGATGAAGTCATGCGTTTGGCTGAAATTTACCGTGGTCAGATCGTCGATGTCACACCTGAGCTTTATACGGTACAACTGGTAGGCAGCAGCGATAAGCTGGATGCTTTCCTGAATACGTTAGCGCAGGTGACTGATATCGTGGAAGTGGTGCGTAGTGGCGTCTGCGGTATTGCCCGCGGTGATCGTTCATTACACGCCTGA
- the brnQ gene encoding branched-chain amino acid transport system II carrier protein — protein MKQSMTRTDLLGLGFMTFAFFLGAGNIIFPPMAGYLAGENMGSAMLGFLITAVGLPLATILSIAFAGGGLMTMTRLLPRWAGLFIAIATYIIIGPAFATPRTGLVTYEMAVKPFIGAYDSHMMLIAFSVIYFALTLFLSLNQGKLLDAVGKILTPILVLLLAVLGIAVLIAPQGTVPSVAPDYMNHPVVKGLLEGYNTMDTFGALMFGMLIIDVLKSRGIENTQQQTRYLAVASVIAASGLALVYIALFQLGGTAGGIMAHPQNGGELVASYVAHLFGPMGSVVLAGIVGLACLTTSVGLTSACADFFHTLWPRFSYRQCAMAIAVSCAVVANVGLTQLLTISIPVLVAIYPVAIALVAVTFMRAWFFNQSLAYRLVLSVALLFGSLDGLKAAGADLNIFSFLPLFDMGLAWLLPTLAAIVVSLLWRASEATAVAAE, from the coding sequence TTGAAACAATCTATGACTCGGACCGATCTGTTAGGTCTCGGTTTTATGACATTTGCCTTCTTTCTGGGGGCAGGCAATATCATTTTCCCGCCTATGGCCGGTTATCTGGCCGGTGAAAATATGGGTTCCGCCATGTTGGGTTTTCTCATCACTGCAGTGGGATTACCGTTGGCAACCATTCTTTCTATTGCGTTTGCAGGTGGCGGTCTGATGACCATGACACGCCTGCTGCCTAGATGGGCCGGGTTGTTTATTGCGATTGCCACTTACATCATCATTGGCCCTGCTTTTGCGACGCCACGTACGGGGCTTGTTACCTATGAGATGGCGGTAAAACCATTTATTGGTGCCTATGACAGCCACATGATGTTGATAGCATTCAGTGTGATTTACTTTGCACTGACGTTATTTTTGTCGCTCAATCAAGGCAAGCTGTTGGATGCAGTCGGTAAAATTCTGACTCCTATTCTGGTGTTGTTATTGGCCGTACTGGGCATTGCGGTATTGATTGCACCCCAAGGAACGGTACCATCGGTTGCCCCGGACTATATGAATCATCCGGTTGTGAAAGGGTTGTTGGAAGGTTACAACACCATGGATACGTTTGGCGCACTGATGTTTGGTATGCTGATTATCGACGTGTTGAAATCCAGAGGTATTGAAAACACCCAACAGCAAACCCGTTATCTGGCGGTGGCCAGTGTGATTGCGGCAAGCGGATTGGCGCTGGTTTACATTGCACTCTTCCAGCTGGGTGGCACAGCGGGTGGCATCATGGCGCATCCGCAAAACGGTGGTGAATTGGTGGCGTCCTATGTGGCACACCTCTTTGGGCCGATGGGGTCAGTGGTGCTGGCCGGGATCGTGGGTCTGGCTTGCCTGACGACCTCTGTGGGTTTGACTTCTGCCTGTGCTGACTTTTTCCACACGCTGTGGCCGCGATTCAGCTATCGGCAATGTGCCATGGCGATTGCCGTATCCTGTGCGGTTGTTGCCAATGTTGGTTTGACGCAATTACTGACCATTTCGATTCCGGTGTTAGTGGCCATTTACCCGGTGGCGATTGCGCTGGTCGCGGTGACCTTCATGCGTGCCTGGTTCTTTAACCAGAGTCTGGCCTATCGACTGGTGCTGAGTGTGGCCTTGCTGTTTGGTTCATTAGACGGCCTCAAGGCAGCCGGCGCTGATCTGAACATTTTTAGCTTTTTACCGCTGTTCGACATGGGGCTGGCTTGGTTGTTGCCGACGCTGGCGGCTATCGTCGTCAGTTTATTATGGCGCGCATCTGAAGCAACGGCTGTCGCGGCAGAATAA
- a CDS encoding nitrogen fixation protein NifQ encodes MNQAIRVNMPLDVITPEHEQPRTPQDWLTDLLWRFQTGICPLPRYMGLGTEQYQQLLVRCNVPSAVMGLLQQQRQAVLSELLAMREAECQALEHWLAEYAHPEARLMARIIAVACMGYNHLWQDLGLDSRASLRELMQCCFPELVEMNSQNMRWKKFFYRQQCALGGNYVCRSPSCDDCVERAGCFAPEE; translated from the coding sequence ATGAACCAGGCCATCAGAGTTAACATGCCGTTAGACGTGATAACGCCGGAGCACGAACAGCCACGCACCCCCCAGGACTGGCTGACGGATTTGCTTTGGCGTTTTCAGACCGGCATTTGCCCGCTGCCCCGATACATGGGGTTAGGTACAGAACAATATCAGCAGTTGCTGGTGCGCTGTAATGTCCCATCGGCTGTGATGGGGTTATTGCAACAGCAGCGACAGGCCGTGCTTTCTGAGCTGCTAGCCATGCGTGAAGCTGAATGTCAGGCCTTAGAGCACTGGCTGGCGGAATATGCGCATCCGGAAGCGAGGCTTATGGCTAGGATCATTGCAGTGGCCTGCATGGGCTATAACCATCTCTGGCAGGATCTCGGCTTGGATTCCCGCGCCAGTTTGCGCGAATTAATGCAATGCTGTTTTCCTGAACTAGTGGAGATGAACAGCCAGAACATGCGCTGGAAGAAGTTTTTTTATCGACAGCAGTGTGCGCTGGGCGGTAACTATGTCTGTCGTTCTCCCAGTTGTGATGACTGTGTAGAGCGTGCAGGTTGTTTTGCGCCGGAAGAGTGA
- a CDS encoding phosphatase PAP2 family protein, translating into MQFIQRWDQRTSQLFLSHGYNQFQARISRCVSRTGDGPFYLLIGIILAWCDGARGKDFFLCTLMAFAIELPVYWLLKNGFKRERPRNLPVFITPSDRYSLPSGHTAAAFLMAESVSAFYPMVLWVAFIWAGCIGASRLLLGVHYLTDLIAGAGLGLLAAWFVLP; encoded by the coding sequence ATGCAGTTTATTCAACGTTGGGATCAACGAACCAGTCAACTTTTCTTGTCTCACGGATATAACCAATTTCAGGCCAGAATCAGTCGTTGTGTTTCCCGAACGGGTGATGGTCCGTTTTATTTACTGATTGGGATCATTCTTGCTTGGTGTGATGGCGCACGCGGCAAGGATTTTTTTTTATGCACGCTCATGGCATTTGCCATTGAACTTCCCGTGTATTGGCTGCTGAAAAATGGTTTTAAGCGAGAGCGCCCACGCAATTTACCTGTGTTTATTACCCCATCTGATCGTTACAGCTTGCCCTCTGGCCATACGGCGGCCGCTTTTCTGATGGCTGAATCCGTTTCGGCTTTTTATCCCATGGTGTTGTGGGTTGCGTTTATCTGGGCCGGATGCATTGGTGCATCACGTCTGTTACTTGGCGTGCACTATTTAACGGATCTGATTGCCGGTGCGGGATTGGGTCTGCTGGCTGCCTGGTTTGTATTGCCTTAA
- a CDS encoding acetolactate synthase 3 large subunit, producing the protein MEMLSGAEMVVRALEDEGIEHIFGYPGGSVLDIYDALFENSKIEHILVRHEQAAVHMADGYARATGKVGAVLVTSGPGATNCITGIATAYMDSIPLVVLSGQVPTSLIGNDAFQETDMIGISRPVVKHSFLCKEAADIPQAIKKAFYIASTGRPGPVVVDLPKDVQNPAIKVPYEYPDEVHLRSYNPTKSGHKGQIKRAAKLLAEARKPVMYIGGGAIAANASEQVMRIAELFSLPVTSTLMGLGAFPCTHHQFIGMLGMHGTFESNNAMHHADLILAIGARFDDRVTNNVAKFCPDAKIIHIDIDPTSIAKIVPVDVPIVGAVDTVLEQMLDAINEMELDTDNDGLADWWEQIDGWRARRCLGYQTEAAVIKPQQVIEALYRVTDGNAIVASDVGQHQMFAALYYPFNRPRQWINSGGLGTMGFGFPAAMGAKLACPDQVVCCVTGDGSIQMNIQELSTCLQYGIPVKIIALNNRSLGMVKQWQKMFYGGRQSHSYMDSLPDFVKLAEAYGHVGIRVDHPDDLEGALEQCFALKDRLVFMDIAVDPDEHVYPMQIKFGAMNEMWLSKTERT; encoded by the coding sequence ATGGAGATGTTATCAGGCGCGGAAATGGTCGTTCGAGCGCTCGAAGACGAAGGGATTGAGCATATTTTTGGTTATCCCGGCGGGTCTGTGCTCGATATTTATGATGCCCTTTTCGAGAACAGCAAAATCGAGCATATTCTGGTTCGTCATGAGCAGGCAGCGGTTCATATGGCGGATGGTTATGCGCGCGCAACCGGTAAAGTCGGGGCAGTCTTAGTGACTTCAGGTCCGGGTGCCACCAACTGCATCACAGGTATTGCCACAGCCTACATGGATTCAATTCCGCTGGTGGTCTTGTCTGGTCAGGTGCCAACCAGTCTGATTGGGAATGACGCGTTTCAGGAAACCGATATGATCGGGATCTCCCGTCCGGTAGTGAAACACAGCTTCCTGTGTAAGGAAGCGGCCGACATTCCACAGGCGATCAAAAAAGCATTTTATATTGCCTCAACCGGTCGTCCTGGCCCAGTGGTGGTTGACCTGCCGAAAGATGTGCAAAATCCGGCAATCAAAGTGCCGTATGAATATCCGGATGAGGTTCACCTACGCTCCTACAACCCGACCAAGTCTGGTCATAAAGGGCAGATCAAACGTGCAGCAAAATTGCTGGCGGAAGCGCGTAAGCCGGTCATGTATATCGGTGGCGGCGCGATCGCGGCCAATGCCAGTGAACAGGTCATGCGCATCGCTGAATTGTTCAGTCTGCCAGTGACCTCGACGCTGATGGGGCTGGGGGCATTCCCTTGTACGCATCATCAATTCATCGGCATGCTGGGTATGCACGGTACCTTTGAATCCAATAATGCGATGCATCATGCTGATTTGATTCTGGCGATTGGTGCTCGCTTTGATGATCGCGTTACCAACAATGTCGCCAAGTTCTGTCCAGATGCCAAAATCATCCATATTGATATTGATCCGACCTCAATCGCGAAAATCGTACCGGTAGATGTGCCAATCGTCGGGGCTGTCGACACAGTGTTGGAACAGATGCTGGATGCCATCAATGAGATGGAGCTGGATACCGACAATGATGGTCTGGCGGATTGGTGGGAACAGATCGATGGCTGGCGTGCCCGCCGTTGTCTGGGCTATCAGACCGAAGCGGCTGTGATCAAACCGCAACAGGTTATCGAAGCACTGTATCGGGTGACCGACGGCAATGCGATCGTCGCATCAGACGTTGGTCAGCACCAGATGTTCGCGGCGCTCTATTATCCGTTTAACCGTCCACGTCAGTGGATCAATTCAGGTGGCCTTGGCACCATGGGCTTTGGTTTCCCTGCTGCGATGGGAGCCAAGCTGGCCTGCCCGGATCAGGTTGTCTGCTGTGTGACGGGTGATGGTTCTATTCAGATGAATATTCAGGAATTGTCGACCTGTCTGCAATATGGCATTCCCGTGAAGATCATCGCGCTGAACAACCGCTCGTTAGGGATGGTGAAGCAGTGGCAGAAGATGTTCTATGGTGGTCGTCAGAGCCATTCCTATATGGATTCGCTGCCTGATTTTGTCAAACTGGCTGAAGCCTATGGTCATGTAGGTATTCGTGTGGATCATCCGGATGATCTGGAAGGCGCACTGGAGCAGTGTTTTGCACTCAAAGATCGTCTGGTGTTTATGGATATCGCCGTTGATCCGGATGAGCACGTTTATCCGATGCAGATCAAGTTCGGTGCGATGAACGAAATGTGGCTGAGTAAAACGGAGCGTACCTGA
- the nifB gene encoding nitrogenase cofactor biosynthesis protein NifB produces the protein MDNNTPVMRQQCGSQSKGNRCGSSSHSATDFSMAQAEKVAHHPCYSPSAHHKYARMHLAVAPACNVQCHYCNRKYDCANESRPGVVSELLNVEQALQKARAVAAAIPQLSVIGIAGPGDPLANQTRTFDTLEGLRSALPDVKLCVSTNGLALPQSVDSLVELGVDHVTITMNAIDAHVSAGIYDWIYFDGVRYRGKEGAQILIDQQIEGMRKLMENGVLVKINSVLIPGVNDLHLAEVSHAIRDMGAFLHNIMPLISKPEHGTYYGLNGQREPTADEVAQVRERSGAFMPQMAHCQQCRADAVGMLGEDRSQEFNLSALAPQENDYAPVMQQRTKIQAAIASAGASEEADSRLVAVATQQGQVIDQHFGHAKRFHIYSVSSEGVTLVGERHVAQYCHGQVECDDHDDVMADTLTLLADMDAVFCSRLGLGPWQKLEAAGVQPVVDYAWQPIRDALSAWWQLQPKATEVKLHVRGVA, from the coding sequence ATGGATAACAATACCCCGGTAATGCGACAACAATGTGGCAGTCAAAGTAAAGGCAACCGCTGTGGCAGCAGTTCACACAGTGCGACCGATTTCTCGATGGCACAGGCAGAAAAGGTGGCACATCATCCGTGTTATTCCCCGAGTGCACATCATAAATATGCTCGGATGCATCTGGCCGTTGCCCCGGCTTGTAACGTGCAATGTCATTACTGTAATCGTAAATACGATTGCGCCAATGAATCCCGTCCGGGCGTGGTGTCGGAATTATTAAATGTCGAACAAGCCTTGCAAAAGGCCAGAGCTGTGGCTGCGGCCATTCCACAACTTTCCGTGATTGGTATTGCTGGCCCTGGCGATCCTTTGGCAAACCAGACCCGCACCTTCGACACGCTGGAAGGGCTGCGTTCGGCATTGCCTGATGTGAAATTGTGTGTGTCCACCAATGGGTTGGCATTACCGCAGTCGGTGGATTCACTGGTCGAACTGGGCGTGGATCATGTCACTATTACTATGAATGCGATTGATGCCCATGTCTCTGCCGGTATTTATGACTGGATCTATTTTGATGGTGTGCGCTATCGCGGCAAGGAAGGGGCGCAGATCCTGATCGACCAGCAGATTGAGGGCATGCGCAAGCTGATGGAAAACGGCGTGCTGGTGAAGATCAACTCGGTATTGATTCCCGGAGTGAATGACCTGCATCTGGCGGAAGTCAGTCATGCGATCCGTGACATGGGGGCTTTCCTGCACAACATTATGCCGCTGATTTCAAAACCGGAGCACGGCACTTATTACGGATTGAACGGACAACGTGAGCCGACGGCTGACGAGGTGGCACAGGTTCGTGAACGCAGTGGTGCCTTTATGCCGCAAATGGCACATTGCCAGCAATGTCGCGCTGATGCGGTCGGTATGCTGGGCGAAGATCGCAGTCAGGAGTTCAATTTGTCTGCGTTGGCGCCACAGGAAAATGATTATGCACCCGTGATGCAACAACGGACAAAAATTCAGGCGGCGATTGCCAGTGCCGGTGCGTCGGAAGAGGCAGATTCCCGTCTGGTGGCGGTTGCGACGCAGCAAGGGCAAGTGATCGATCAACATTTTGGTCATGCCAAGCGGTTCCATATCTACAGTGTCAGCAGTGAAGGGGTTACGTTGGTTGGCGAACGTCATGTGGCGCAATATTGTCACGGACAGGTTGAGTGTGACGATCATGATGACGTGATGGCTGACACACTCACTTTACTGGCGGATATGGATGCAGTGTTCTGTTCGCGCTTAGGGCTGGGCCCATGGCAAAAACTGGAAGCCGCTGGAGTACAGCCAGTGGTGGATTACGCCTGGCAACCGATCCGTGATGCGTTATCGGCCTGGTGGCAATTGCAGCCAAAAGCCACCGAGGTGAAACTGCATGTACGCGGGGTTGCCTGA
- a CDS encoding MJ1255/VC2487 family glycosyltransferase, whose protein sequence is MRILYGVQGTGNGHVSRCRLIAKALQAEGVSVDYVFSGRETQAYFDMQAFGDYRTLPGLTFATRDGAIDLWNTVHQAKPLQLLRDIRQLSLDDYDFIVSDFEPVTAWAAKRQKRPVLGISHQASFHYEVPQAEGNPVARFTMRNFAPIQQAVGLHWFHFGHPILPPIIESLQPSQDSGDILVYLPFESPQTIYELLSRFKSVRFICFHPQFTIPVEQKNLRFMPLGREGFIKVLRGCDGVICNAGFELASEALTLGKRLLLKPLKGQFEQASNAMTLELLGLAHVMRQLDPGKIRQWLNSENCGQLYYPDVASVVAVWLASGREESVASLAERLWRQVIFPEPVLERIHELGMGADLFNHHLMRA, encoded by the coding sequence ATGCGCATTTTATATGGGGTGCAAGGGACGGGAAACGGGCATGTTTCTCGTTGCCGCTTGATAGCAAAAGCCCTGCAGGCGGAAGGCGTGAGTGTTGATTATGTGTTCAGTGGCCGAGAGACACAGGCCTATTTCGACATGCAGGCGTTTGGTGATTACCGCACGTTACCTGGTCTCACGTTTGCGACACGTGATGGCGCCATTGATCTGTGGAACACCGTTCACCAAGCCAAACCATTGCAACTGCTTAGAGATATCCGTCAGTTGTCGCTGGATGATTATGATTTCATTGTCAGTGATTTTGAACCGGTGACCGCGTGGGCGGCAAAACGGCAAAAACGTCCCGTGCTGGGGATAAGCCATCAGGCTTCGTTTCATTATGAGGTTCCACAAGCCGAGGGCAACCCCGTGGCCCGCTTTACCATGCGGAATTTCGCCCCGATCCAGCAGGCGGTCGGTTTACACTGGTTTCATTTTGGCCATCCGATTTTACCCCCGATTATCGAAAGCTTGCAGCCGAGTCAGGACAGTGGCGACATTCTGGTGTATCTCCCCTTTGAATCACCACAAACCATTTATGAGCTGTTATCGCGTTTTAAATCCGTGCGTTTTATCTGTTTCCATCCGCAATTCACAATTCCGGTTGAACAGAAAAATCTGCGATTTATGCCGCTGGGTCGTGAAGGCTTCATCAAGGTATTACGGGGTTGTGATGGTGTGATCTGCAATGCCGGTTTTGAACTAGCCTCCGAAGCCTTAACGCTGGGCAAACGGTTGTTGCTGAAACCCTTAAAAGGTCAGTTTGAACAGGCATCTAATGCCATGACATTAGAATTGCTCGGTCTGGCGCATGTTATGCGGCAATTGGATCCGGGAAAGATTCGGCAATGGCTGAATTCAGAAAATTGCGGGCAGCTCTATTACCCGGATGTCGCGTCTGTCGTGGCTGTTTGGCTGGCGAGTGGACGGGAAGAAAGTGTGGCGTCATTGGCGGAACGCTTATGGCGACAGGTGATCTTTCCTGAACCGGTACTGGAACGTATTCATGAATTAGGCATGGGGGCTGATTTATTCAATCACCACTTGATGCGAGCCTAA